A segment of the Pelorhabdus rhamnosifermentans genome:
GTTAGCGAGAGCTTGTTTAATAAGACGAACAGACAATTATTTAATTAAATCTAACCCCACTGGAATAGATGCTGGAACGGTTTCACCTTTTAGCACCTTCAATGCCGTTTCTACAGCGACTTTCCCCATATCTTTCGGTTTTTGAGCCACTGTCGCAAGTAAAGAACCGTCTTTTACCGCTTTTACAGCATCGGCTGTAGCATCAAATCCGATGACAAAAATACCCGTTTTATTAGCGGCTTTGATGGCTTCTAAAGCGCCTAAAGCCATTTCATCATTATGAGCAAAAACAGCCTGGATGTCAGGATTGGCTTGGAGAATATTTTCCATAACCTTTAACCCTTTGGCACGGTCAAAATCGGCTGGCTGTTTAGCAACAACCGTCACATCGGCAGCACCTTTCAGCCCTTCATGAAAACCTTTTCCACGATCATTGGCAGCACTTGTACCAGGAATACCTTCCAATTCAACAATCTTGCCTTTGTTGCCCAATTTTTCCAACATGTATTTGGCAGCCATATTTCCACCAGCCACATTATCTGACGCAATGGCTGCAACGACTTGGCCGCCATCAGCGCCACGGTCTACCGTAATAACCTTAATCCCGGCTTTGTTTGCTGCCTCAATAGCCGGTACAATCGCCTTAGAATCGACGGGATTCACAATAATCAAGCTAACTTTTTGTTGAATCATGTTTTCAATATTCGCCAACTGCTTACCCGCATCATTTTGGGCATCTTCCACCATTAGTTCTGCCCCTTGAGCCTTAGCTGCTTCCTGAGCACCATCGCGCAAGTCAACGAAGAACGGATTATTCAGCGTAGAAATACTCAATCCAATGACGACCTTTTTATTATCGGCGACTTTTTGATCCGTCGTACCACCACAGCCAGCCACAAGAATGCTCAAGCTAAAGAGTGCCATAACGAACATCACAACAAACTTGTTTTTTTGCAAAAAATGATTCATTAAAATTCCTCCTCTTTTTTGGGTTATCTTGATGACGCTCCACAAATGAGTCAGCATTTCCCCCCTTTATTGCGTTTTCGGTCTAACAATACAGCAATCAAAATAACCAAACCTTTGGCTACTTGCTGATAAAAAGAAGACACATTCAGTAAATTCAAACCATTATCAAGGACACCAATAATCAATGCACCAATCAGAGTTCCACCAATCGTGCCAATACCACCGGAGAGGCTGGTACCGCCAAGCACAACAGCTGCAATGGCATCCAGTTCAAAACCCATACCTGCTGTGGGCTGAGCGGAATTTAACCGCGAGGCCATAATAATACCGCCTAAACCGGCAAAAAAACCAGCTAAGGTATAAACTGCAACAATAACCCGATCTGTGCGGATGCCTGACAGGCGTGCGGCTTCTTCATTGCCGCCAATCGCATAAATATACCGTCCAAAACAGGTCTTCTTCAAAACAAAATAAGCAACAGCAAAAATAATTGCCATTAAGATCACAGGAAAAGGAATACCAACCACATAGCCGCCGCCTAAAAAGCGAAAAGCGCCTTCCATACCTGTAACAGGACGACCCTCCGTGTAAACTAAAGTAACTCCTCTGGCAATAGTCATCATACCCATAGTCGCAATAAACGGCTGAATTTTGCCTTTTGTCACAAGCAATCCATTGACAATTCCAAGCAGCGAACCAATAGCTATACCAGCAATCAGTGCAACAACCAGGGTTGTGCCCCCCGCCATAAGACCTGCCGTAATACTGCCTGATAAAGCCAAAATAGAACCAACAGATAAGTCGATGCCACCTGTTAAAATAACAAGCGTCATTCCTACACTGATAATAGCATTAATCGAAACCTGTCTGGCCACATTCAATAGATTGTTAACAGATAAAAACCGGTCTGACAAAAGTGTCAGGATAATGCCCAGGAGTAATAGCCCCAATAGGGGACCCATTTTTCGAATAATACTGTGATAATCAAATTTCATCTAGAATCCCCCCCTTCGCCGCCAGCGGCATAGGCCATAATTGATTCTTGCGTAGCTTGCTCAATCGGCAAGATAGCCGCAAGCTTCCCACCCTGCATGACAAGGACGCGATCACTCATCCCCAATACTTCCGGTAGTTCAGACGATATCATAAGAATCCCTACTCCCTGGGTCACAAGCATATTCATTATTTGATAAATTTCCGCTTTGGCTCCCACATCAACACCGCGTGTCGGCTCATCCATGATCAATACTTTCGGCTGAGTCGCCAGCCATTTAGCAATCACTACTTTTTGTTGATTGCCGCCACTCAATTCATTGACCAACTTTTCAGCACTTGGTGTGCGAATGTTGAGTTGCTTGATATAAGCAGCAATGGCAGACTTTTCTTCTTTCTCATGAATCACCCCGAATGGACTCCATGTCCTCAGCGAAGCCAAGGACATGTTCTGGCCCACAGACATTTCCAGAACCAATCCTTGTTGCTTGCGATCCTCGGTAATAAGACCTATGCCTGCATCAATGGCATCCTGAGGCCCGCTAATGTTGCAACGCTGGCCATTGAGTGCAATGGTTCCACTCGTCATAGGATCTGCGCCAAATAAAGCCCTAGCAAGCTCACTTCGCCCGGACCCCATTAAACCCGCAACACCTAAAATTTCACCCTTGCATAAAGAAAAGCTAACATCCTGAAGACCTGCAGCCGAAGACAAATTTTCTACTTTCAATACCTCTTCACCAATCACAACAGATTCTTTGGGAAACAAAGAAGAAAGTTCCCTGCCAACCATCATGCGAATAAGCTCCTCAAAAGTCGTTCCAGCTGTCACCACTGTCCCAACGTATTTGCCATCACGCATGACTGTCACACGATGGCAAATACGAAAAATTTCACCCATACGATGAGAAATATAAACAATGGCCAATCCTTTTTCGGTCAGTCTTTCAATGGTCGCAAACAGACCGGATGTCTCCGTTTCTGTCAAAGCTGTTGTCGGTTCATCCATAATAAGGATGCGGCTGGCATAAGACAAAGCTTTAGCAATTTCCACGAGTTGCTGTTCACCAATGCTGAGATCAGCGACAAGTGTTTCAGGAGCCATGGTCGTGCCTAGTTCATCCAAAACCTGCTTCGTCTTCTGACGCATACGGTCAAAGTCAACAACACCAAATTTTTTGGGTTCTCGGCCTAAATAAATATTTTCCATCACCGTAAGTCCGGGAATAAGATTTAATTCCTGATGAATAATGCCAATGCCTAAATCAAGAGCAGACCGGGGACTTGTCAACTTTACTTGCATCCCGTTCAGCAGAATTTCCCCTTCATCGGCTTGATAAACACCACTAAGAACCTTCATGAGAGTTGATTTTCCTGCACCATTTTCCCCTAGCAATGCATGAACTTCACCGGCCTTCAATACAAAATCAAATTTATCCAATGCTTTTACACCAGGAAATGTCTTGGTAATGCCCTTCATGGTCAGCAAGGCCGCTTCATTTGTCATGGCTTTCTCCCTTCTAAAAAGTGACACCAGCCACAAGAATTACGTTGGCAAAAGGCGTGCATTCACCTGTGCGAATCACAACACACGCTTTATCTGACAGGACCTTCAGTTCTTCATGACTCATGGCCTGTATGGCAATCGAATCTAGCTGCTTAACTGTCTCTTCATAAACAGCAGGATTTTGTCCCGCCATTTCCGAGGCAATATAAGCCTTTTCAACAGCAAGATCCCCCAATACAGCGGTAAGTACCTGCGTAAAACGTGGAATCCCCGCTATGACAGATACATCAATACAAGAAACCCCCTCTGGAACAGGTAGACCGGCGTCGCCAATCACAAGCATATCGCCATGACCCATTCCCGCAATAACTGAACTGATATAAGGATTTAATACACCCCGTTTATTCATCGCTTGATTCCTCTTTTCTCCATCAATTGCTCAACTTCCGACGTTGTTGCCAGAGCGGGTTGCGCACCAGGCCGAGTAACAGCAATAGCCGCAGCATAAGAAGCGAACTCAAGCGCTTGACTAAGCGTCTTTTCCTCAGATAATCCCGCTGCCAAAGCCCCGCTAAAAGCATCGCCCGCTGCCGTTGTATCGACTGCCTGCACAAACACAGGCTCAACAAAACCTTGCTTCTCCTTTGTTGCCCATAAAGCGCCTTGTTCTCCCAAGGTAATAATCACGTTTTGAACACCTTTAGCCAAAAGCACTTTCGCTGCCTGCTTTGCTTGTTCCCGCGATGTAATGGCTACACCGCTTAACATAGCCGCTTCCGTTTCATTGGGTGTTAAAAAATCGATAAGCGGATATAACGTATCAGTAATCAGTCGGGCTGGCGCAGGATTGACCATGACACGCCAGCCTGCGGCTTTGGCTGTTTTGATCGCATAAGCCACTGTTTCTGAGGAAATTTCATGCTGTAAAAGTAAAATTCCTGGATCTCTCACTGCTTGAAGAGCAGCATCAACATCACGACTACATGTAATCGCATTAGCACCAGGCACAACAACAATCGTATTCTTACCATCCTCTGCCACCGTAATGAGCGCCGTGCCTGTCACTTGATCAGTTTTACGAACATGCTGCGTATTTACACGGCTATCCGCTAAACTATCCATAAGCTCCTTGCCAAAAGCATCCTGACCAACACAACCTGCCATAATCACTTGACCGCCTAATTTAGCCGCAGCTACAGCTTGATTAGCTCCTTTGCCGCCCGGATAGGTAGCAAAAGAACTACCAGGCACCGTTTGACCCGTTTCAGGCAATTTTTCGACTTGAGCAACTAAATCCATATTTAAGCTACCTACAACAACAATGGCAAAGCCCATTTATCTATTCACCTCTCCGCGTAGACTGCCTGGCAATAAGCTCAGGCACAAACAAATGTACAGGCTCAATTTTTTCACCACGAAGCAAGGCGAGCAAATTCTCACAAGCCATGCGTCCAATTTCATATACAGGCTGCCGAATCGTTGACAAAGAAGGTTTAACCCAGGCTGCTAGACGAATATCATCAAAACCAATAATAGCCAATTCATGAGGAACAGAAATACCTTGCACAGCAGCATATTCCAGACAACCAATTGCCATCATATCATTGGCTGCAAAAATGCCATCCACATGTTGAGCTAGTAAGCTCTTAGCACCTTCATACCCACTTTCAAATGAAAAGTCGCCCTTCGTGATCAATTCAGCGCTATTCTCTCTCCCTTGCTCACAGCAAGCAGAACGAAATCCTGCCTCACGTTCACAACTTGTCGACAAATGATCGGGGCCACCAATCATGCCGACCCTCTGACATCCCACAGCAAACAAATGCTTCACAGCTTCATAAGCTCCGGAGAAATTATCTGTTCCCACACGTGGCAAGGGTAAAGTCGCACTGACTTGCCTGTCAATCAACACAAGAGGCAACCCGATTTGTTGTAACAAATCCATTGCATCCGATTGATACTGTCCGGCAGCAAATAGCAATCCGTCCACTTGTCTGCTAGCCATAAAATCCAAATAACGTGCTTCATCTGCCAATAAGCCATCGGTATTACACAGAAAAACAGCATAACCTGCTTCACGACAAACGTCTTCCACTCCACGCACGAGAGCAGGAAAAAAGGGATTTTCAATATCAGGAATAATTAAACCCACACACTGCGACTGACGTATTTTAAGCGATCGAGCCACAACATTGAGGCGATAATCAAGCCTTTTAATGGCCCCTAAAACCTGCTGCTGTTTCTGAAGCGAAACACGCTTACCATTGATTACTCGCGATACAGTCGCAATCGATACCCCCGCTGCTTCCGCTACGTCATGAAGGGTTATCGGATCATTTTTTTCCTGTCCCGTCATA
Coding sequences within it:
- the rbsB gene encoding ribose ABC transporter substrate-binding protein RbsB, with amino-acid sequence MNHFLQKNKFVVMFVMALFSLSILVAGCGGTTDQKVADNKKVVIGLSISTLNNPFFVDLRDGAQEAAKAQGAELMVEDAQNDAGKQLANIENMIQQKVSLIIVNPVDSKAIVPAIEAANKAGIKVITVDRGADGGQVVAAIASDNVAGGNMAAKYMLEKLGNKGKIVELEGIPGTSAANDRGKGFHEGLKGAADVTVVAKQPADFDRAKGLKVMENILQANPDIQAVFAHNDEMALGALEAIKAANKTGIFVIGFDATADAVKAVKDGSLLATVAQKPKDMGKVAVETALKVLKGETVPASIPVGLDLIK
- a CDS encoding ABC transporter permease subunit produces the protein MKFDYHSIIRKMGPLLGLLLLGIILTLLSDRFLSVNNLLNVARQVSINAIISVGMTLVILTGGIDLSVGSILALSGSITAGLMAGGTTLVVALIAGIAIGSLLGIVNGLLVTKGKIQPFIATMGMMTIARGVTLVYTEGRPVTGMEGAFRFLGGGYVVGIPFPVILMAIIFAVAYFVLKKTCFGRYIYAIGGNEEAARLSGIRTDRVIVAVYTLAGFFAGLGGIIMASRLNSAQPTAGMGFELDAIAAVVLGGTSLSGGIGTIGGTLIGALIIGVLDNGLNLLNVSSFYQQVAKGLVILIAVLLDRKRNKGGKC
- a CDS encoding sugar ABC transporter ATP-binding protein, yielding MTNEAALLTMKGITKTFPGVKALDKFDFVLKAGEVHALLGENGAGKSTLMKVLSGVYQADEGEILLNGMQVKLTSPRSALDLGIGIIHQELNLIPGLTVMENIYLGREPKKFGVVDFDRMRQKTKQVLDELGTTMAPETLVADLSIGEQQLVEIAKALSYASRILIMDEPTTALTETETSGLFATIERLTEKGLAIVYISHRMGEIFRICHRVTVMRDGKYVGTVVTAGTTFEELIRMMVGRELSSLFPKESVVIGEEVLKVENLSSAAGLQDVSFSLCKGEILGVAGLMGSGRSELARALFGADPMTSGTIALNGQRCNISGPQDAIDAGIGLITEDRKQQGLVLEMSVGQNMSLASLRTWSPFGVIHEKEEKSAIAAYIKQLNIRTPSAEKLVNELSGGNQQKVVIAKWLATQPKVLIMDEPTRGVDVGAKAEIYQIMNMLVTQGVGILMISSELPEVLGMSDRVLVMQGGKLAAILPIEQATQESIMAYAAGGEGGDSR
- the rbsD gene encoding D-ribose pyranase, with protein sequence MNKRGVLNPYISSVIAGMGHGDMLVIGDAGLPVPEGVSCIDVSVIAGIPRFTQVLTAVLGDLAVEKAYIASEMAGQNPAVYEETVKQLDSIAIQAMSHEELKVLSDKACVVIRTGECTPFANVILVAGVTF
- the rbsK gene encoding ribokinase; this encodes MGFAIVVVGSLNMDLVAQVEKLPETGQTVPGSSFATYPGGKGANQAVAAAKLGGQVIMAGCVGQDAFGKELMDSLADSRVNTQHVRKTDQVTGTALITVAEDGKNTIVVVPGANAITCSRDVDAALQAVRDPGILLLQHEISSETVAYAIKTAKAAGWRVMVNPAPARLITDTLYPLIDFLTPNETEAAMLSGVAITSREQAKQAAKVLLAKGVQNVIITLGEQGALWATKEKQGFVEPVFVQAVDTTAAGDAFSGALAAGLSEEKTLSQALEFASYAAAIAVTRPGAQPALATTSEVEQLMEKRGIKR
- a CDS encoding LacI family DNA-binding transcriptional regulator; the encoded protein is MTGQEKNDPITLHDVAEAAGVSIATVSRVINGKRVSLQKQQQVLGAIKRLDYRLNVVARSLKIRQSQCVGLIIPDIENPFFPALVRGVEDVCREAGYAVFLCNTDGLLADEARYLDFMASRQVDGLLFAAGQYQSDAMDLLQQIGLPLVLIDRQVSATLPLPRVGTDNFSGAYEAVKHLFAVGCQRVGMIGGPDHLSTSCEREAGFRSACCEQGRENSAELITKGDFSFESGYEGAKSLLAQHVDGIFAANDMMAIGCLEYAAVQGISVPHELAIIGFDDIRLAAWVKPSLSTIRQPVYEIGRMACENLLALLRGEKIEPVHLFVPELIARQSTRRGE